The proteins below come from a single Mucilaginibacter mali genomic window:
- the ppsA gene encoding phosphoenolpyruvate synthase — protein sequence MKTINSMSTEKYTMKLVEASINDIDKVGGKNASLGEMLQHLSAQGIRIPDGFIITASAYYRFIDHNQLDKQIRAIVNAADIDDLKQLSACGAEVRTLIQNGTFPAEMQQQIEQSYKALCAQYAQDNVDVAVRSSATAEDLPDASFAGQQDTYLNVSGEAELLTSIKNCFASLFTDRAISYRQNFGYDHFLIGLSVCVQKMVRSDMGVSGVAFSLDTESGFKDVVIINASYGLGEMVVQGAVSPDEFIVFKPMLNKGFESIIEKKLGKKHQKMVYGSAGEERVEIVKTLTHEQNRFCLNNKQIIQLSQWIVAIEDYYSKLKNKWCPMDVEWALDGRSNELFIVQARPETIHSRKVVGSITEFKIHDAQRHNHLLLKGIAVGDKIASGKVHLLNGLDKEGIHHIDFKKGDIMVTDMTDPDWEPVMKKAAAIITNKGGRTCHAAIVARELGVPAIVGCDNATEILKTGQLITASCAEGETGLIYAGEILYEKHEHNLSDLPEVDTNVMMNIASPDMAFQYAHYPNKGVGLAREEFIINNYIKIHPMALLKHEELRDAELTQLINQTIKGYASGADFFVEKLSYGIAKIAAASHPHKVIVRFSDFKTNEYYNMPGGKHFEPTEENPMIGWRGASRYYSKNYQEAFGLECIAIKKVRETMGLKNVVVMIPFCRTVTELLKVYDVMAQYGLKRGEDGLEVYLMAEIPSNVILAERFGQYIDGFSIGSNDLTQLVLGLDRDSSLVADLYSERNEAVKTMISSLIQTAKKLRIKVGICGQGPSDFPDFAQFLVEEGIDSLSVTPDSFMKTVKAIKQIEDEIREGARLTA from the coding sequence ATGAAAACAATCAACTCTATGAGCACCGAAAAATATACCATGAAACTGGTAGAAGCTTCTATCAACGACATTGACAAGGTTGGCGGCAAGAACGCCTCACTTGGCGAAATGCTACAGCACTTAAGCGCACAGGGTATCCGCATCCCCGATGGATTTATTATCACAGCCAGCGCTTACTACCGTTTCATCGATCATAACCAGTTAGATAAGCAGATCAGGGCTATTGTTAACGCCGCTGATATTGACGACCTGAAGCAACTAAGCGCCTGCGGTGCCGAAGTTAGGACACTGATACAAAACGGTACCTTCCCGGCCGAGATGCAGCAGCAGATCGAACAATCATATAAAGCGCTTTGCGCCCAATACGCCCAGGACAATGTTGACGTAGCGGTACGTTCATCAGCCACTGCCGAGGACCTGCCCGACGCTTCCTTTGCCGGTCAGCAGGATACTTATCTTAACGTGAGCGGCGAAGCGGAACTGCTTACCTCCATTAAAAATTGCTTTGCCTCTTTGTTTACAGACAGGGCTATTAGCTACCGCCAAAACTTTGGGTACGATCACTTCCTGATCGGTCTTTCTGTTTGTGTGCAGAAGATGGTGCGTTCGGATATGGGCGTATCAGGTGTGGCCTTTTCGCTGGATACCGAAAGTGGGTTTAAAGATGTGGTGATCATCAATGCATCGTACGGCTTGGGCGAGATGGTTGTGCAGGGCGCGGTTAGTCCGGATGAGTTTATTGTTTTTAAACCTATGCTGAATAAGGGTTTTGAAAGCATCATCGAAAAAAAGTTGGGCAAAAAGCACCAGAAAATGGTATATGGTTCAGCAGGCGAGGAGCGTGTTGAGATTGTAAAAACGCTTACGCACGAACAAAACCGTTTTTGCCTGAATAACAAGCAGATCATCCAGCTAAGCCAGTGGATCGTCGCTATTGAAGATTACTACTCGAAACTTAAAAATAAATGGTGCCCCATGGATGTGGAATGGGCGCTTGACGGTCGCAGCAACGAGCTGTTTATTGTGCAGGCCCGCCCGGAAACCATCCACTCGCGCAAGGTAGTGGGTAGCATTACCGAATTTAAGATCCACGATGCGCAGCGCCACAACCACCTGCTGCTAAAAGGTATTGCCGTTGGCGATAAGATAGCATCAGGCAAGGTGCATTTGCTGAATGGCCTGGATAAGGAAGGCATCCACCATATCGACTTTAAAAAGGGCGATATCATGGTAACCGATATGACCGACCCGGATTGGGAACCCGTAATGAAAAAGGCCGCGGCCATTATCACCAACAAAGGTGGCCGTACCTGCCATGCCGCCATTGTAGCCCGCGAACTGGGTGTGCCAGCCATTGTAGGTTGCGATAACGCGACCGAAATATTAAAGACCGGTCAGCTGATCACCGCTTCATGCGCTGAAGGCGAAACCGGGTTGATCTATGCGGGTGAGATCTTGTACGAAAAACACGAGCATAACCTGAGCGACCTGCCCGAAGTGGATACCAATGTGATGATGAACATTGCGTCGCCGGATATGGCTTTCCAGTATGCGCACTATCCTAATAAGGGTGTTGGCCTGGCGCGCGAGGAGTTTATCATTAATAACTATATCAAGATACACCCGATGGCCTTGCTGAAGCACGAGGAATTGCGCGACGCGGAATTGACCCAGCTCATCAACCAAACCATTAAGGGTTATGCCAGCGGTGCCGATTTCTTTGTGGAGAAGCTATCGTACGGCATCGCCAAGATCGCCGCGGCTTCGCATCCGCATAAGGTGATCGTACGTTTCTCGGACTTTAAGACCAACGAGTATTATAATATGCCGGGCGGCAAGCATTTTGAGCCTACCGAAGAAAACCCGATGATAGGTTGGAGGGGCGCTTCACGCTACTACTCTAAAAATTACCAGGAGGCTTTCGGCTTAGAGTGCATTGCGATTAAGAAGGTGCGCGAAACCATGGGCCTGAAGAATGTGGTGGTGATGATCCCGTTCTGCCGCACAGTAACCGAGTTATTAAAGGTTTATGACGTGATGGCCCAATACGGCCTGAAACGTGGCGAAGATGGCCTGGAAGTTTACCTGATGGCCGAGATCCCATCGAACGTGATACTGGCCGAACGCTTCGGGCAATATATTGATGGCTTCTCTATCGGTTCTAACGATTTAACGCAGTTGGTTTTAGGCTTAGACCGGGATTCATCGCTGGTGGCCGATCTGTACAGCGAGCGTAACGAAGCGGTAAAAACTATGATCTCATCGCTGATACAAACCGCCAAAAAGCTGCGCATTAAAGTAGGTATCTGTGGCCAGGGCCCGTCTGATTTTCCGGATTTCGCCCAGTTTTTGGTAGAAGAGGGGATAGATTCGCTATCGGTAACACCCGATTCGTTTATGAAGACGGTGAAGGCGATCAAGCAGATTGAGGATGAAATAAGAGAAGGCGCGAGGTTGACGGCGTAA
- a CDS encoding AraC family transcriptional regulator — protein MKAHLNTFLNSDDRSFSIRWSDYYHALSELHYHRELEIVYIAEGAGTLLIGEQLEEVSSGMLIVIGPDVPHMFKFETHRYFNELMKQGKIDLPLKLLTLHVNPDILGERFLSLPENELIAGLLKDASKGMIFQGDAIAPILDLMEKLAGATIHQRLWLLMQLLNTLGENQDRQYITSAPDQSAYNESDENRLTKVYLYTLNNFTKTIALKDVAKLVYMVPNAFCRYFKQRTHKSYFTFLMEVRIRHACKLLKEHDYSIVVVCYESGFSNLSNFNRHFKLLVGKTPLQYRQFFR, from the coding sequence ATGAAAGCGCATTTAAATACTTTTTTAAATAGTGATGACCGATCGTTCAGTATTAGATGGTCGGATTATTACCATGCGCTTAGCGAGTTGCACTATCATCGGGAACTGGAGATCGTTTACATAGCCGAGGGTGCCGGCACTTTACTAATCGGCGAACAGTTGGAAGAGGTGAGCAGCGGCATGCTGATCGTCATCGGCCCTGATGTGCCGCATATGTTTAAGTTCGAAACACATCGCTACTTTAACGAATTAATGAAGCAGGGCAAGATAGATCTGCCACTGAAGCTGCTCACCCTGCACGTAAACCCAGATATTTTAGGCGAACGCTTTTTATCCCTGCCCGAAAACGAGCTGATAGCTGGCTTATTGAAAGACGCTTCTAAGGGAATGATATTCCAGGGCGACGCGATAGCCCCCATACTGGATTTGATGGAAAAACTCGCCGGGGCTACTATCCACCAGCGCCTGTGGTTATTAATGCAATTACTGAACACCCTTGGCGAAAATCAGGATCGCCAATACATCACATCCGCGCCCGACCAATCGGCGTATAACGAAAGCGATGAGAACCGTCTCACCAAGGTATACCTTTACACGCTGAATAACTTCACCAAAACCATAGCGCTAAAGGATGTGGCCAAACTGGTTTATATGGTACCCAACGCCTTTTGCCGTTATTTCAAACAGCGCACGCATAAAAGCTACTTCACGTTTTTAATGGAGGTAAGAATAAGGCATGCCTGCAAACTGCTTAAAGAGCACGATTACAGCATTGTGGTGGTTTGTTACGAATCGGGGTTTAGCAACCTGTCTAACTTTAACCGGCATTTTAAGTTACTGGTAGGGAAAACGCCTTTGCAGTACAGGCAGTTTTTTAGGTAG